DNA sequence from the Pseudocalidococcus azoricus BACA0444 genome:
CTGTTCGGCTCCCCGCAGGAAATAACCACTCATGAGGGCGGTGGCTAAGAGTCGGCCAAGGTTTTCCCGATTGGTGGTGATGGTGACATCAAATTCCTGGGGGGGTAAATGACCGAGCAAACTCATAATGTGTTGATCCATCAGGGCCATCACTTCCGGTGAACTGGGACGGGACATCCGAGCGACAGTCTCTTGATCCAGGCCTTGGAGATAGTCACTTAAGCTAGTTGGGGTCGCCGGGTCGGACATGGAATTTAAGAATTGATCCATAAGATAGCCATCCTTCTGCA
Encoded proteins:
- a CDS encoding DUF760 domain-containing protein, which gives rise to MDQFLNSMSDPATPTSLSDYLQGLDQETVARMSRPSSPEVMALMDQHIMSLLGHLPPQEFDVTITTNRENLGRLLATALMSGYFLRGAEQRLKMEQSLTNSHEL